A region of the Pueribacillus theae genome:
CTAACGGGGCGTGGTTGTTTTCTCTTAAATTCAATTAATTAATTTATTCATATATTTTTTGGTAAGTTTTGGTGTCATGAGCTTTTTCACTTAAACCGTTCACTACTACACTCCCGGGATACGCACTAGGATCCTCCTCTGTTCCTTGTTCGGAATAGACACCTACAGTTTCGCCAAAGGAGTTAGTTCCTGTGAAATTGGCAGTAAGTGTAGCGCCTGCTTTTTGAGCAACTAAGCCAATTCCAGCCCAATTGTTTTTATCAGTTGTAATGTTTTTAAAGTTTACAGTAATATCGCCGGCTGAATTATGGTTAACGTAAATACCGTTTTTCTTTCCGTTCTTCACTGTTACATTCTCAAGCGTTGCATTGCTGTAAATTTCAATTAAGTTATCGCCATGAGTTACATTTACACCATCAATTGTTAAATTTTTGATTATAAC
Encoded here:
- a CDS encoding pectate lyase-like adhesive domain-containing protein — translated: MGNAKDLKEALENESITRIVLTDNISVDEPIIPAAGVTIDGNGHELKFSNTGDGANSAEGLYIANDGVIIKNLTIDGVNVTHGDNLIEIYSNATLENVTVKNGKKNGIYVNHNSAGDITVNFKNITTDKNNWAGIGLVAQKAGATLTANFTGTNSFGETVGVYSEQGTEEDPSAYPGSVVVNGLSEKAHDTKTYQKIYE